Proteins encoded in a region of the Agromyces protaetiae genome:
- the purB gene encoding adenylosuccinate lyase has protein sequence MSLPPQPLSPLDGRYRGAVGELGEHLSEAGLNRARVQVEIEWLIAQTDRGFFGTSPLDAEQKASLRQIVADFGQADIDELATLEATTRHDVKAVEYYVRRRLAERGLAELTHFACTSEDINNLSYAITVRDAVREVWLPKLTTVIEALAALAREHRDASMLSRTHGQPATPTTMGKELAVFAHRLRRIELQIQATEYLGKFSGATGTFSAHVVAVPDVSWPEVSREFVESLGLTWNPLTTQIESHDWQAELYGRVSHANRVLHNLATDIWTYISIGYFRQIPAPGATGSSTMPHKVNPIRFENAEANLELSSAVLDSLAATLVTSRLQRDLTDSSAQRNIGVGFGHSLLALDNIQRGLGEIDLDRDVLLADLDANWEVLGEAIQTVIRAEVVAGRSSIADPYALLKELTRGKRVGGEELAAFVSGLDIGDDAKQRLLALTPAGYIGLAAELVDALG, from the coding sequence CTGCCTCCCCAACCGCTCAGCCCCCTCGACGGACGCTATCGCGGGGCGGTGGGCGAGCTCGGCGAGCACCTCTCCGAGGCCGGCCTCAACCGGGCGCGGGTGCAGGTCGAGATCGAGTGGCTCATCGCGCAGACCGACCGTGGATTCTTCGGCACCTCGCCCCTCGACGCCGAGCAGAAGGCGTCACTGCGGCAGATCGTCGCCGACTTCGGCCAGGCCGACATCGACGAGCTCGCCACGCTCGAGGCCACCACGCGCCACGACGTGAAGGCCGTCGAGTACTACGTGCGCCGCCGCCTCGCCGAGCGCGGGCTCGCCGAGCTCACGCACTTCGCGTGCACCAGTGAGGACATCAACAACCTCTCCTACGCCATCACCGTGCGCGACGCGGTGCGCGAGGTCTGGCTGCCCAAGCTCACCACCGTCATCGAGGCCCTCGCCGCGCTCGCGCGCGAGCACCGCGACGCCTCGATGCTCTCGCGCACCCACGGTCAGCCAGCGACGCCGACGACCATGGGCAAGGAGCTCGCGGTGTTCGCCCACCGGCTGCGCCGCATCGAGCTGCAGATCCAGGCGACCGAGTACCTCGGCAAGTTCTCGGGTGCGACGGGCACCTTCTCGGCGCACGTCGTCGCGGTTCCGGATGTCTCGTGGCCCGAGGTCTCGCGCGAGTTCGTGGAGTCGCTCGGGCTCACGTGGAACCCGCTGACCACGCAGATCGAGTCGCACGACTGGCAGGCCGAGCTGTACGGCCGGGTCTCGCACGCGAACCGCGTGCTGCACAACCTCGCGACCGACATCTGGACGTACATCTCCATCGGCTACTTCCGGCAGATCCCGGCCCCCGGCGCGACCGGGTCGTCGACCATGCCGCACAAGGTCAACCCGATCCGGTTCGAGAACGCCGAGGCGAACCTCGAGCTGTCGTCGGCGGTGCTCGACTCGCTCGCGGCGACGCTCGTGACCTCGCGGCTGCAGCGCGATCTCACCGACTCGAGCGCGCAGCGCAACATCGGGGTCGGGTTCGGGCACTCGCTGCTCGCGCTCGACAACATCCAGCGCGGACTCGGCGAGATCGACCTCGACCGCGACGTGCTGCTCGCCGACCTCGATGCGAACTGGGAGGTGCTCGGCGAGGCCATCCAGACCGTGATCCGCGCCGAGGTGGTGGCCGGTCGTTCGAGCATCGCCGACCCGTACGCGCTGCTCAAAGAGCTCACGCGCGGCAAGCGCGTCGGCGGCGAGGAGCTCGCGGCGTTCGTGTCGGGACTCGACATCGGCGACGACGCGAAGCAGCGCCTGCTCGCGCTCACGCCCGCGGGCTACATCGGCCTCGCCGCGGAGCTCGTCGACGCCCTCGGCTGA